Below is a window of Prosthecochloris sp. GSB1 DNA.
GGTTGCAAGTATTTCGTGCACGATTATGAGTCCTGAATTTTTTTGGGTGGTTGGTCCAGGCAGCGATGTGGGAAAGACCACTATCGCATCGGCCGCAATTTCCGTTCTCTGTGAACAGGGGCGCAAGACAATTGGATTCAAGCCTTACGGAGCAAGAAAGTTTGTTGATATCATTGATGCGGACTATCCAGGTGTTCCCGGGAGTTTATCGGGGGTTTTCGGAAGGGATGCGGTAAAACTCGCAACGGCCTCGAACCTCACATCTCTTGACGATATTGATTTGATTACGCCTGTGCAGTCTATCTGTTACCCGGAGTATACAACATCCCTTGTCGTTCGGTCAGGGTCAACCAAGGCCGGAAATGCCGAATTCTTCAAGGGGAGAAACGCCGATTATCTCGAGAAAAGAGCGGATTACAAAAAAATCCTGAAAGAACTCGGGATCGAAAATTGGCTCGATTTTCAGCGAACTCCGCTGAATTTTCTCGATTCTCCAGCAATAGGAAAGGGGAAGATCGAAGACTGTTTCCGGCATTTGATCGAGTCAAGAGATGTCGATACGGTCGTTTGCGAAGGCGCGGGACGGTTTCTACCGTACTGGAACGAAACGAAAACAGTTAATCACCTGTTCTTTGTCGGCTTCAATGAAATCACTCTATTCAGGGATATTAACCTGAGGATAACTCACCATACGGATAAACTGCTTCCTGTACAGGGAATAGTGAATATTCTGCAGAAAAAGAAAAGTTGTAAGGAGTATCTGCCGTTCAGCCGATCGGAATTGCATGATCACGTTGCGGCGGGCACGGTTCGAAAGTTGCTCGGCAAAAGGCCCTGACGCGGATTTTTTTCGATCCGTTTCCAAGTCTTTCACGAGTCCCAACGTGTTTTTCACAAGCAGTCTCCATTGCGCCACGCACTGTTTTGTATCGGGCAGGCGTACGGGAAATACGGTGCGTCACGCTGCTGTTGCGTCTCCCGCAGGGAATTATTACCGTAGGCATGTGGTTCTTGATCAAGTACCGCTAATGAAATGTCTTAAGGGTTTTACCCGCCCCACAAAACCTTATGATGCGTTATGGAAAATCACATTGTCATCACCGGTGCGACCGGATTGATCGGGTCGGTGCTTGCCAAACAGCTTATCGCCGAAGGTGAGTCTGTCGTCGTTTTTTCCCGTTCTCCTGACAGCGCGGCATCAAAAGTTCCCGGCGCCGCGGCATATGTGAAGTGGGATTACGATATGCCGAAAGGCGCCTGGACCTCTCATATCGATGGCGCGAAAGCGATAATGCATCTCGCCGGCAAGCCCCTTCTGGAAGAGCGTTGGACCGAGGAACACAAAGTGGAGTGTTACGACTCCCGTATCGTGGGGACGCGCAACCTTGTCAGGGCCGTCGAAATGGCCAAAAAAAAGCCGGAGGTGTTTCTTTCCGCTTCCGCTATAGGCTTTTACGGGTCGTTCGCATCCTGCGAGGATACGGGCGAGCTTGATGAAGGCGCGCCTGCCGGTGACGATTTCCTTGCAAAAATCTGTATGGATTGGGAGAAAGCAGCTAGCGGTTTGCCTGAAGGGGTTCGGCTCGTGCTTCTGAGGACCGGTATTGTGCTTTCGACGAAAGGGGGGATGCTGCAGCAGCTTCTGCTGCCCTTCAATCTGTTTCTCGGTGGGCCGGTCGGATCCGGCCACCAGTGTATTTCCTGGCTGCATATCGACGACGAGGTGGCGATTATCAGGTCCGCGCTGGAAGATCCGTCATGGAAGGGGGCGGTCAATCTCGTCGGTCCCCAGCCCGTTTCGATGCATGAATTCGCAAAAGCGCTCGGTACGGTTCTCAGCAGGCCGTCGATGATCGCCGTGCCGAAGTTTGTGGTTCAGGTCTTGATGGGCGAGGGGGCGGAATATGCCGTCAAGGGGCAGAAGGTCATACCGGCCTTTCTGCAGGATCATGGATACCGCTTCAGGCATCCCGGTCTCGAGGAGGCCTTGCGGGATCTTGTCGGGCAGGGTAAATAGGAGTTGTGCGCAGTGAGGAGTTTCTCCTGTTTGTCGGCCGTGTTTTTTTATATTGTATAGCAGACGCCCAGTGCGCCGTTTTGGACAGCGTCGTTGAAACGGCCGCGTTTCGTCAAACCAAAAAGTCAAAAGGAGTTTACAGTATGGGTACGAGAG
It encodes the following:
- a CDS encoding TIGR01777 family oxidoreductase — translated: MENHIVITGATGLIGSVLAKQLIAEGESVVVFSRSPDSAASKVPGAAAYVKWDYDMPKGAWTSHIDGAKAIMHLAGKPLLEERWTEEHKVECYDSRIVGTRNLVRAVEMAKKKPEVFLSASAIGFYGSFASCEDTGELDEGAPAGDDFLAKICMDWEKAASGLPEGVRLVLLRTGIVLSTKGGMLQQLLLPFNLFLGGPVGSGHQCISWLHIDDEVAIIRSALEDPSWKGAVNLVGPQPVSMHEFAKALGTVLSRPSMIAVPKFVVQVLMGEGAEYAVKGQKVIPAFLQDHGYRFRHPGLEEALRDLVGQGK